One part of the Sus scrofa isolate TJ Tabasco breed Duroc chromosome 8, Sscrofa11.1, whole genome shotgun sequence genome encodes these proteins:
- the HOPX gene encoding homeodomain-only protein isoform X2 codes for MSAEPANGPTEDQVEILEYNFNKVNRHPDPTTLCLIAAEAGLSEEETQKWFKQRLAQWRRSEGLPSECRSVTD; via the exons ATGTCCGCTGAGCCCGCGAACGGCCCCACCGAGGACCAGGTGGAGATCCTGGAGTACAACTTCAACAAGGTCAACCGGCATCCGGACCCCACCACGCTCTGCCTGATCGCGGCCGAGGCTGGCCTGTCCGAGGAGGAGACCCAG AAATGGTTCAAGCAGCGCCTGGCCCAGTGGCGGCGGTCAGAAGGCCTTCCCTCAGAGTGCAGATCTGTCACAGACTAA